From Ostrinia nubilalis chromosome 9, ilOstNubi1.1, whole genome shotgun sequence, one genomic window encodes:
- the LOC135074773 gene encoding uncharacterized protein LOC135074773, whose product MEEENVLCDEDKSDTDEALKECERELHAMQNEKYDKRPRESDGSSEEGFITVCKTPKRPKHMSGNSTNTILEIQDDLSGIEENKYEVCLFSTQVLPKQMGLARLLKGEGITNICKIKYKSSFKTFITFNDRKQAENLLINKKIAEMDIRSQLTDESNLSYGIIRGVDLDMSEKELMEVLSAPCDIISVKRMKRVNYNDKWEDCETVRLGFKSKTIPPSVDAFGCKFDVEKFVFPVTQCSNCWKFGHVKKFCSLNRIICPKCGESHNNCETMTYKCPNCKGAHMALSKICPFFLKEKEIRYIMSNNNITYKKALELFLKDKKKKEREQEISTQGKNGLPSSFLSTSRLNHLRT is encoded by the coding sequence atggaGGAGGAGAACGTTTTATGTGACGAAGATAAAAGTGATACTGACGAAGCTTTGAAGGAATGTGAACGAGAATTACATGCAATGCAAAATGAGAAATATGATAAAAGACCTCGAGAAAGTGACGGAAGCAGTGAAGAGGGTTTTATAACTGTGTGTAAAACACCGAAAAGGCCAAAACACATGTCTGGAAATTCAACTAACACGATTTTGGAAATACAGGATGATTTGAGTGGaatagaagaaaataaatatgaagtttgtttattttcaactCAAGTTTTACCTAAACAAATGGGTTTAGCAAGACTATTGAAAGGTGAAGGTATTACCAACATATGCAAAATCAAATACAAAAGTTCATTCAAGACATTTATAACCTTCAATGATAGAAAACAAGCTGAAAACCTTCtgataaacaaaaaaattgcAGAAATGGATATAAGATCACAACTAACAGATGAGAGCAACTTATCTTATGGCATTATAAGAGGAGTAGATCTAGATATGAGCGAAAAAGAACTTATGGAAGTTTTAAGTGCACCCTGTGATATCATATCGGTGAAGAGAATGAAACGTGTGAATTATAATGACAAATGGGAAGACTGCGAGACTGTCCGGTTGGGTTTCAAAAGCAAAACGATCCCACCAAGTGTAGACGCTTTTGGGTGCAAATTTGATGTCGAAAAGTTTGTATTCCCTGTGACGCAATGCTCAAATTGCTGGAAATTTGGACATGTGAAGAAATTTTGCTCTCTAAATAGAATTATATGTCCAAAGTGCGGTGAAAGTCATAACAACTGCGAAACAATGACATATAAATGTCCAAATTGTAAAGGAGCGCATATGGCATTGAGTAAAATATGTCCTTTCTTTCTCAAGGAGAAAGAAATTCGTTACATAATGAGTAATAACAATATTACTTACAAAAAAGCGTTGGAACTTTTCTTGAAagataagaagaagaaagaaagagaaCAAGAAATATCAACACAAGGAAAAAATGGATTACCATCATCATTCCTATCGACATcacggctgaaccatttaagaacctag